In Amia ocellicauda isolate fAmiCal2 chromosome 16, fAmiCal2.hap1, whole genome shotgun sequence, the following proteins share a genomic window:
- the cyp27c1 gene encoding cytochrome P450 27C1 isoform X2, whose amino-acid sequence MSLFANMLYASCRKQVLVPESACVLWRAAGSRSHSKLSTNQALDVPADEKALPEILMPPPSTAEHHGRIKSLKEMPGPSTISNLIEFFCRDGFSRIHEIQLQHARQYGKIFKSRFGPQFVVSIADRDMVAQVLRAENRAPQRANMESWKEYRDMRGRATGLISAEGDDWLKMRSVLRQKMMRPRDVAVFSDDVNEVVADLIKRIHTLRSEEEDGQTIRNINDLYFKYAMEGVASILYERRLGCLEAHIPQQSLEYIAALHLMFSMFKTTMYAGAIPKWLRPIIPKPWKEFCRSWDGLFKFSQIHVDRKLSEIKADIEAGKEVNGGLLTQLLVSKDMTVEEIYANMTEMLLAGVDTTSFTLSWTTYLLARHPDVQQAIYEELVRNLGHDQVPTAEDITRLPLIRGLVKETLRLFPVLPGNGRITKEDMVVGGYLIPKGTQLALCHYSTSLEEECFPSASTFRPERWVRKDTNDHVDNFGSIPFGYGIRSCIGKRVAELEMHLALAQVLQKFRIEVSPYTTEVFAKTHGLLTPAAPINVRFVDRQ is encoded by the exons GGAGAGCGCCTGTGTGTTGTGGAGGGCAGCCGGCTCTCGCAGCCACTCCAAGCTGTCCACAAACCAGGCGTTGGATGTGCCCGCGGACGAGAAAGCCCTGCCGGAGATCTTGATGCCCCCCCCGAGCACAGCCGAGCACCACGGGCGGATCAAGAGCCTCAAAGAGATGCCGGGACCGAGCACCATCAGCAACCTGATCGAGTTTTTCTGTCGAGATGGGTTCAGCCGGATTCACGAAATCCAG CTGCAACATGCAAGGCAATACGGCAAGATCTTCAAGTCCCGCTTTGGTCCTCAGTTCGTGGTGTCCATTGCTGACAGGGACATGGTGGCCCAGGTGCTTCGGGCAGAGAACCGGGCACCTCAGAGAGCCAATATGGAATCCTGGAAGGAGTACAGAGACATGAGGGGCAGGGCTACAGGACTAATTTCTGC GGAGGGCGATGACTGGCTTAAGATGCGCAGCGTTCTGCGCCAAAAAATGATGCGTCCCCGTGATGTTGCAGTCTTCTCTGATGATGTTAATGAGGTGGTGGCAGACCTGATCAAGAGGATACACACCCTGCGCAGCGAGGAAGAGGACGGGCAGACGATCAGGAACATCAATGACCTCTACTTCAAATATGCCATGGAAG GAGTGGCTTCCATACTGTATGAGAGGAGGCTGGGCTGCCTGGAAGCCCACATCCCCCAGCAGAGTCTAGAGTACATCGCTGCCCTCCACCTGATGTTCAGCATGTTCAAGACCACCATGTATGCAGGAGCCATCCCCAAGTGGCTTCGACCCATCATTCCCAAACCTTGGAAAGAGTTCTGCAGGTCCTGGGATGGCCTGTTCAAATTCA GCCAGATACATGTGGACAGGAAGCTGTCTGAGATCAAAGCTGATATCGAAGCTGGCAAAGAAGTTAATGGAGGGCTCCTGACTCAGCTTCTGGTCAGCAAGGACATGACTGTAGAGGAGATATATGCCAACATGACTGAGATGCTGTTGGCTGGAGTTGATACG acatcctTCACTTTGTCCTGGACCACTTACCTGTTGGCCAGGCACCCCGATGTGCAGCAGGCCATTTATGAAGAATTGGTGAGAAATCTGGGACATGACCAGGTGCCCACTGCAGAAGACATCACCCGCCTACCACTAATCAGAGGCCTGGTTAAAGAGACCCTGAG GCTCTTCCCAGTGTTGCCTGGAAATGGGAGAATTACCAAGGAGGACATGGTCGTGGGAGGTTATCTTATTCCAAAAGGG ACCCAGCTGGCTCTGTGCCACTACTCCACATCCCTGGAGGAGGAGTGCTTCCCCTCAGCCTCCACATTCCGCCCTGAGCGCTGGGTGAGGAAGGACACCAACGACCACGTGGACAACTTCGGCTCCATTCCCTTCGGCTATGGCATACGCAGCTGTATTGGCAAAAGAGTGGCAGAACTGGAGATGCACCTCGCACTTGCACAG GTGCTGCAGAAGTTCCGGATAGAGGTATCGCCATACACAACAGAGGTTTTTGCCAAGACTCACGGTCTGTTAACACCTGCCGCCCCTATTAATGTCCGGTTTGTTGATAGGCAGTAG
- the cyp27c1 gene encoding cytochrome P450 27C1 isoform X1, with the protein MSLFANMLYASCRKQVLVPESACVLWRAAGSRSHSKLSTNQALDVPADEKALPEILMPPPSTAEHHGRIKSLKEMPGPSTISNLIEFFCRDGFSRIHEIQLQHARQYGKIFKSRFGPQFVVSIADRDMVAQVLRAENRAPQRANMESWKEYRDMRGRATGLISAEGDDWLKMRSVLRQKMMRPRDVAVFSDDVNEVVADLIKRIHTLRSEEEDGQTIRNINDLYFKYAMEGVASILYERRLGCLEAHIPQQSLEYIAALHLMFSMFKTTMYAGAIPKWLRPIIPKPWKEFCRSWDGLFKFSQIHVDRKLSEIKADIEAGKEVNGGLLTQLLVSKDMTVEEIYANMTEMLLAGVDTTSFTLSWTTYLLARHPDVQQAIYEELVRNLGHDQVPTAEDITRLPLIRGLVKETLRLFPVLPGNGRITKEDMVVGGYLIPKGTQLALCHYSTSLEEECFPSASTFRPERWVRKDTNDHVDNFGSIPFGYGIRSCIGKRVAELEMHLALAQVLQKFRIEVSPYTTEVFAKTHGGQGILRTRFNWNNTKIVYSATTKSSGDGQSARRIYSFSKEHAIM; encoded by the exons GGAGAGCGCCTGTGTGTTGTGGAGGGCAGCCGGCTCTCGCAGCCACTCCAAGCTGTCCACAAACCAGGCGTTGGATGTGCCCGCGGACGAGAAAGCCCTGCCGGAGATCTTGATGCCCCCCCCGAGCACAGCCGAGCACCACGGGCGGATCAAGAGCCTCAAAGAGATGCCGGGACCGAGCACCATCAGCAACCTGATCGAGTTTTTCTGTCGAGATGGGTTCAGCCGGATTCACGAAATCCAG CTGCAACATGCAAGGCAATACGGCAAGATCTTCAAGTCCCGCTTTGGTCCTCAGTTCGTGGTGTCCATTGCTGACAGGGACATGGTGGCCCAGGTGCTTCGGGCAGAGAACCGGGCACCTCAGAGAGCCAATATGGAATCCTGGAAGGAGTACAGAGACATGAGGGGCAGGGCTACAGGACTAATTTCTGC GGAGGGCGATGACTGGCTTAAGATGCGCAGCGTTCTGCGCCAAAAAATGATGCGTCCCCGTGATGTTGCAGTCTTCTCTGATGATGTTAATGAGGTGGTGGCAGACCTGATCAAGAGGATACACACCCTGCGCAGCGAGGAAGAGGACGGGCAGACGATCAGGAACATCAATGACCTCTACTTCAAATATGCCATGGAAG GAGTGGCTTCCATACTGTATGAGAGGAGGCTGGGCTGCCTGGAAGCCCACATCCCCCAGCAGAGTCTAGAGTACATCGCTGCCCTCCACCTGATGTTCAGCATGTTCAAGACCACCATGTATGCAGGAGCCATCCCCAAGTGGCTTCGACCCATCATTCCCAAACCTTGGAAAGAGTTCTGCAGGTCCTGGGATGGCCTGTTCAAATTCA GCCAGATACATGTGGACAGGAAGCTGTCTGAGATCAAAGCTGATATCGAAGCTGGCAAAGAAGTTAATGGAGGGCTCCTGACTCAGCTTCTGGTCAGCAAGGACATGACTGTAGAGGAGATATATGCCAACATGACTGAGATGCTGTTGGCTGGAGTTGATACG acatcctTCACTTTGTCCTGGACCACTTACCTGTTGGCCAGGCACCCCGATGTGCAGCAGGCCATTTATGAAGAATTGGTGAGAAATCTGGGACATGACCAGGTGCCCACTGCAGAAGACATCACCCGCCTACCACTAATCAGAGGCCTGGTTAAAGAGACCCTGAG GCTCTTCCCAGTGTTGCCTGGAAATGGGAGAATTACCAAGGAGGACATGGTCGTGGGAGGTTATCTTATTCCAAAAGGG ACCCAGCTGGCTCTGTGCCACTACTCCACATCCCTGGAGGAGGAGTGCTTCCCCTCAGCCTCCACATTCCGCCCTGAGCGCTGGGTGAGGAAGGACACCAACGACCACGTGGACAACTTCGGCTCCATTCCCTTCGGCTATGGCATACGCAGCTGTATTGGCAAAAGAGTGGCAGAACTGGAGATGCACCTCGCACTTGCACAG GTGCTGCAGAAGTTCCGGATAGAGGTATCGCCATACACAACAGAGGTTTTTGCCAAGACTCACG gcggacaaggaatactcaggacccgatttaactggaataataccaaaatagtttattcagctacaacgaagagctccggagatggtcagtCGGCAAGACGCATCtacagtttttctaaagaacatgctatcatgtag